One Methylocapsa sp. D3K7 DNA window includes the following coding sequences:
- the rlmB gene encoding 23S rRNA (guanosine(2251)-2'-O)-methyltransferase RlmB, translated as MYAPLHAPKFRQAGSGTVVLYGFHAVREALRVQRRKILDVYATEAAAHRLEDEIARAGPSLHLVTAEDLARRLGAGAVHQGVMLEAQPLEPLDLSSIVSQSGVVLVLDQITDPHNAGAILRTAAAFGVDALVMTERHAPELTGVVAKAASGGLEHVAIVRVVNLARALEQLGDMGYLRLGLDSDAQTSLAEVPLRRPVALVLGGEGKGLRRLSRENCDVLVRLEMPGAIKSLNVSNACAVALTLVHVGLAG; from the coding sequence ATCTACGCACCGCTTCACGCGCCAAAGTTCCGCCAGGCGGGAAGCGGCACGGTTGTCCTTTACGGCTTTCACGCGGTTCGCGAAGCATTGCGTGTCCAGCGGCGAAAAATCCTCGATGTTTATGCCACGGAAGCCGCCGCGCATCGGCTCGAAGACGAAATCGCCCGCGCGGGCCCTTCTCTCCATCTCGTGACGGCCGAGGATCTCGCCCGGCGGCTTGGCGCGGGTGCCGTGCATCAAGGCGTCATGCTTGAGGCGCAGCCGCTGGAGCCTCTCGATCTCTCCAGCATCGTTTCGCAAAGCGGTGTTGTGCTGGTGCTCGATCAGATCACCGACCCACACAATGCCGGTGCGATCCTGCGCACGGCGGCGGCGTTTGGCGTGGATGCCTTGGTGATGACGGAACGTCACGCCCCCGAGCTCACTGGCGTGGTCGCGAAAGCCGCGTCCGGCGGTCTTGAGCATGTAGCAATCGTCAGAGTGGTCAATCTTGCGCGGGCGCTCGAACAATTGGGCGACATGGGTTATTTGCGCCTCGGACTCGATTCAGACGCCCAAACAAGCCTGGCAGAGGTTCCATTGCGGCGGCCTGTCGCGCTGGTGCTCGGCGGCGAAGGCAAGGGTCTGCGCCGACTTAGCCGGGAGAATTGCGATGTCTTGGTTCGGCTTGAGATGCCCGGCGCCATCAAGAGCCTGAATGTTTCAAATGCCTGCGCTGTGGCGCTGACACTGGTGCACGTGGGCCTCGCGGGTTAG
- a CDS encoding acetyl-CoA carboxylase carboxyltransferase subunit alpha — protein sequence MRTYLDFEKPVAELEAKVLELRVLAAKGDAVAIGEELSRLEGKAEKALADLYANLTPWQKTQVARHPQRPHFSDYVKALVQDFTPLSGDRQFGEDSAIVGGFGWFRGRSICIIGQEKGSDTEARIKHNFGMARPEGYRKAVRLMHLADRFGLPVVSLVDTAGAFPGVDAEERGQAEAIARATDASLALGVPSIALILGEGGSGGAIAIASCNRVLMLEHAIYTVASPEASASILWRDSSRAEDAAVNMKITAQDLHRFGIIDGIIGEPMGGAHRDPNAAITAAGDAIAMALEEYWGMSPTELRAVRTTKFLNIGRKI from the coding sequence ATGCGCACCTATCTCGATTTTGAAAAACCCGTCGCCGAACTTGAAGCCAAGGTATTGGAATTGCGCGTGCTCGCCGCGAAGGGCGATGCCGTTGCCATTGGCGAGGAACTGTCGCGGCTCGAAGGCAAGGCCGAGAAAGCCCTCGCCGACCTTTATGCCAATCTTACGCCATGGCAGAAGACACAAGTCGCGCGCCACCCGCAACGGCCGCATTTCAGCGATTACGTCAAGGCGCTCGTGCAGGATTTCACGCCGCTGTCGGGTGATCGCCAATTTGGCGAGGACTCAGCGATCGTTGGCGGTTTTGGCTGGTTTCGCGGCCGTTCGATCTGCATCATAGGCCAGGAAAAGGGCTCCGACACCGAGGCCCGAATCAAGCATAATTTCGGCATGGCGCGGCCGGAAGGATATCGCAAGGCCGTGCGCCTCATGCATCTTGCCGACCGTTTTGGTTTGCCGGTCGTTTCCCTGGTCGACACGGCGGGGGCGTTTCCCGGCGTGGACGCCGAGGAACGCGGCCAGGCCGAGGCGATCGCCCGGGCGACCGACGCTTCGCTCGCACTGGGAGTGCCGAGCATCGCCCTGATTCTCGGCGAAGGCGGCTCCGGCGGCGCCATCGCAATCGCGAGCTGCAATCGCGTCTTGATGCTCGAGCATGCGATCTACACGGTCGCGTCGCCGGAAGCCTCCGCGTCCATTCTCTGGCGGGATTCCTCGCGCGCCGAGGATGCCGCTGTGAATATGAAAATCACTGCACAAGATCTGCACAGATTCGGAATCATCGACGGGATCATCGGGGAACCGATGGGCGGTGCCCATCGCGATCCGAACGCGGCGATCACGGCCGCCGGCGATGCCATCGCCATGGCGTTGGAGGAGTATTGGGGTATGTCACCCACCGAACTCCGTGCCGTGCGAACGACGAAATTCTTAAATATCGGCCGCAAAATATAA
- the ptsN gene encoding PTS IIA-like nitrogen regulatory protein PtsN has product MLLTDLITPEAVVPSLKVNTKKHALQELSDRAALISGLDAREIFDALLQRERLGSTGIGEGIAIPHGKLAKANSIFGIFARLARPIDFHSLDGAPVDLICLLIAPEKAGADHLKALARLARMLRDPKITSKLRAARDVSALYAVLIGETASHAA; this is encoded by the coding sequence ATGCTGCTGACCGATTTGATCACCCCCGAGGCGGTTGTCCCCTCGCTCAAGGTGAATACCAAGAAACATGCTCTTCAAGAGTTGAGCGATCGGGCCGCCCTGATTTCCGGACTGGATGCGCGGGAAATCTTTGACGCCTTGCTTCAGCGTGAACGTCTTGGATCGACGGGCATTGGCGAGGGGATTGCCATTCCGCACGGCAAGCTCGCCAAGGCAAACTCGATCTTTGGGATTTTTGCACGGCTCGCCCGGCCGATCGATTTCCATTCCCTCGACGGCGCGCCGGTCGATCTCATTTGCCTTTTGATTGCACCGGAAAAGGCTGGCGCCGACCATTTGAAGGCGCTCGCGCGGCTGGCGCGTATGCTCCGCGATCCAAAGATCACGTCAAAACTTCGTGCCGCGCGCGACGTCAGCGCGCTATACGCGGTGTTGATTGGCGAGACGGCCTCGCACGCGGCTTGA
- the raiA gene encoding ribosome-associated translation inhibitor RaiA codes for MTLRVSGKNLDIGLAFRTHIETRIDSVLSKYRTAMVAGHVTVEPEGSGFRADCTLHLSSGATLQADAKAQEPYASFNRAADLVENQIRRHRDRLADRHGSPAADGKALMNHALTGEAPLEAPESFPTDTENPLDLFPAVIAEPSSGFREMTVSGAAMELDSTNAALVVFRRASDGRTNVVYRRPDGNIGWIDPGRE; via the coding sequence ATGACATTGCGAGTTTCGGGCAAGAATTTGGACATCGGCTTGGCTTTTCGGACCCATATTGAAACACGAATCGATTCTGTTTTGAGCAAATACCGGACGGCGATGGTCGCTGGCCATGTCACGGTGGAACCGGAAGGCTCTGGATTTCGGGCCGACTGCACCTTGCACCTCAGCTCCGGCGCAACATTGCAGGCGGACGCTAAGGCACAGGAACCTTATGCCAGCTTCAACCGGGCCGCTGACCTCGTGGAAAATCAGATTCGGCGGCATCGGGATCGGCTCGCGGATCGTCATGGCAGCCCGGCGGCGGATGGCAAGGCCCTGATGAATCACGCGTTAACCGGGGAGGCGCCCTTGGAGGCCCCGGAGTCTTTCCCAACGGACACCGAAAACCCGCTTGATCTTTTCCCGGCTGTCATCGCGGAGCCATCTTCGGGGTTCAGGGAAATGACTGTATCCGGTGCCGCCATGGAGCTCGATTCGACCAACGCCGCGCTTGTGGTCTTTCGTCGCGCTTCCGATGGGCGGACCAATGTCGTATACCGCCGACCTGACGGAAATATCGGTTGGATTGACCCCGGCCGGGAATGA
- the yidD gene encoding membrane protein insertion efficiency factor YidD, with translation MIRYGAHLVIRAYQLTLSSIAGNHCRHLPTCSAYMDEAIARHGLWAGAVMGVARVLRCHPWGTSGFDPVPETLPRDARWWRPWSFVPPRHDEGGSVS, from the coding sequence ATGATCCGCTACGGAGCGCATCTTGTCATCCGCGCTTATCAGCTGACACTGTCATCGATTGCCGGAAATCATTGCCGGCATTTGCCGACCTGTTCGGCTTATATGGATGAGGCCATCGCGCGGCATGGACTTTGGGCGGGCGCGGTCATGGGCGTTGCGCGCGTTCTCCGCTGTCATCCTTGGGGGACGTCCGGCTTCGACCCGGTGCCCGAGACTTTGCCGCGCGATGCGCGCTGGTGGCGGCCCTGGAGTTTTGTCCCGCCAAGGCACGATGAAGGCGGCAGCGTTAGCTAA
- a CDS encoding L,D-transpeptidase family protein, which translates to MRHNPFMKRLPAFAVIALSGGFLAGCEESSLSPVTSRSLTPVSPKTVAEMEAIGSSKSAPILIRTYKKEAEFEIWKMKADGHYAYLKSYPMCRWSGQLGPKVREGDRQVPEGFYSITPAHMNPNSAYYLSFDVGYPNAYDRALGHSGGSIMVHGICSSAGCFSMTDGQIAEIYAIARESFASGQRAIQMQSYPFHMTAENLAKYRLDQNIGFWKQLKEGSDNFEVTKQDVAVGVCNKHYVFNAVPADGSHFEATSACPPLKHNDETQAEVTAKQKRDDEKVAELVTSGVRPIHTVYVDGGQHPDFASLLSYASRPEALAKGPVDVALNEGKGKKGRMTVASKQAAVKPGAAKALANAAPSADVKPSEPVTLAAATPPEPAKSSWLDRIWGGKPSDTKADAQAPAEKPSSTAETAVPAASPARVPPKRGDASPSASSKPRDTTSNGKPQNSVAAPSPAKPQAALTPAERAAKAIADLRAGFSTVAQADH; encoded by the coding sequence ATGCGGCATAACCCCTTCATGAAACGGCTCCCGGCCTTCGCTGTGATTGCCCTCTCGGGCGGTTTTCTGGCAGGCTGCGAAGAGTCCAGTCTCTCTCCCGTGACCTCACGATCCCTCACGCCGGTTTCACCGAAGACCGTCGCCGAGATGGAGGCGATCGGAAGTTCAAAGAGTGCCCCGATCCTCATTCGCACCTATAAAAAGGAAGCGGAGTTCGAGATCTGGAAGATGAAGGCGGATGGGCATTATGCCTATTTGAAATCCTATCCGATGTGCCGCTGGTCCGGGCAGCTCGGCCCCAAGGTGCGGGAAGGCGACCGCCAGGTTCCGGAAGGCTTCTATTCGATCACGCCAGCCCATATGAACCCGAATTCCGCCTATTATCTCTCCTTCGACGTCGGCTATCCCAATGCCTATGATCGCGCGCTTGGACACTCCGGCGGCTCGATCATGGTGCATGGCATCTGTTCGTCGGCCGGCTGTTTTTCGATGACCGATGGTCAAATCGCCGAGATCTATGCGATCGCAAGGGAATCCTTCGCCAGCGGTCAGCGCGCCATCCAGATGCAATCCTATCCGTTTCATATGACCGCGGAAAACCTCGCCAAATACCGGCTCGATCAGAATATCGGTTTTTGGAAACAGTTGAAGGAAGGTTCCGATAATTTCGAAGTGACCAAGCAGGACGTCGCGGTCGGCGTCTGCAACAAACATTATGTCTTCAATGCCGTCCCCGCCGATGGCTCGCATTTCGAGGCGACCAGCGCCTGCCCGCCCTTGAAGCACAATGACGAGACCCAAGCCGAAGTGACGGCCAAGCAAAAACGCGACGACGAAAAAGTGGCCGAACTCGTCACCAGCGGCGTACGTCCCATCCATACGGTTTATGTCGATGGCGGGCAGCATCCCGATTTCGCTTCGCTGTTGAGCTACGCAAGCCGTCCCGAGGCACTTGCCAAAGGTCCGGTGGATGTTGCGCTCAATGAGGGCAAAGGGAAAAAGGGCCGGATGACGGTGGCGAGCAAGCAGGCGGCGGTCAAACCTGGCGCGGCCAAGGCGCTCGCCAATGCCGCCCCAAGCGCGGATGTAAAGCCGAGCGAACCGGTCACGCTGGCGGCAGCCACCCCTCCCGAGCCCGCCAAATCCTCGTGGCTTGACCGCATCTGGGGCGGGAAACCCTCGGATACGAAAGCTGACGCTCAGGCTCCCGCCGAAAAGCCGAGTTCCACCGCAGAAACAGCGGTTCCGGCAGCGTCCCCGGCTCGCGTGCCGCCGAAGCGCGGTGACGCCTCGCCGTCTGCGAGCAGTAAGCCGCGCGACACCACCAGCAACGGCAAGCCGCAGAACTCCGTCGCGGCCCCGTCACCAGCAAAACCGCAAGCAGCCCTGACGCCTGCCGAACGCGCGGCCAAGGCGATTGCGGATCTGAGGGCCGGATTTTCGACCGTCGCTCAAGCTGATCATTAG
- the rpoN gene encoding RNA polymerase factor sigma-54, with translation MALSTKLVMRQSQSLVMTPQLLQAIKLLQFSNLELTAFVEQELERNPLLERADDGPEPEIRGEDAGVDGGIELSGLNGEGFAEAADGDWHRDDLATDRGALEASLGTELSNSFDDGQPRATVELAPEPEGSGLSATSWSGTSGGSGDGEAANIEAYVAAQTSLKDHLEGQLTLASADRAIRMIGQILIDSIDENGYFTGSLDDIANRLDTPLERVESVLRLIQGFDPSGVGARNLAECLAIQLRERDRFDPAMQALIENLDLLAKRDFTALRKICNVEEEDVLDMLGEIRQLDPKPGRAFGGGSIETIFPDVIVRPLQGGLWHVELNTDVLPRILVNQSYVARVGKGKGKESERNFISACRQSANWLTKSLEQRARTILKVSSEIVRQQEAFFLRGVEYLRPLDLKTIAAAVGVHESTVSRVTSNKYMATPRGLFELKYFFTASIAAGDGGDAHSAESVRFRIKQMIDQENPAQILSDDAIVTKLKAINIDIARRTVAKYRESLKIPSSVERRREKARS, from the coding sequence ATGGCGCTTTCCACAAAGCTTGTCATGCGGCAGAGCCAGTCCTTGGTCATGACGCCGCAACTCCTGCAAGCCATCAAGCTGCTGCAATTTTCCAATCTCGAATTGACCGCGTTTGTTGAGCAAGAACTCGAACGCAACCCGTTGCTTGAACGCGCCGACGACGGACCCGAGCCGGAAATCCGCGGCGAGGATGCCGGCGTGGACGGTGGCATTGAGCTTAGCGGGCTTAATGGCGAGGGCTTTGCCGAAGCGGCCGACGGTGACTGGCATCGCGACGACTTGGCGACGGACCGTGGCGCCTTGGAGGCAAGCCTTGGCACCGAATTGTCAAACAGTTTCGATGATGGCCAGCCGCGGGCAACGGTTGAACTGGCCCCCGAACCGGAGGGCTCGGGCCTATCGGCGACGTCTTGGTCCGGGACTTCGGGCGGAAGCGGCGACGGAGAGGCCGCCAACATCGAGGCCTATGTCGCGGCACAGACGAGCCTTAAGGATCATTTGGAAGGCCAATTGACCCTTGCTTCAGCCGACCGGGCGATCCGGATGATCGGGCAAATCTTGATCGATTCAATCGATGAAAATGGCTACTTCACGGGTTCCCTAGACGACATCGCCAATCGCCTTGACACACCGCTCGAGCGCGTGGAAAGCGTCCTCCGCCTCATTCAGGGATTTGATCCGTCCGGGGTTGGGGCACGCAATCTCGCCGAATGTCTCGCGATCCAATTGCGTGAGCGCGACCGTTTCGACCCGGCCATGCAAGCGCTCATTGAAAATTTGGATTTGCTCGCCAAACGTGATTTCACGGCGCTCCGTAAGATTTGCAATGTTGAGGAAGAAGATGTCCTCGACATGCTCGGCGAGATCCGGCAGCTTGACCCAAAGCCTGGACGGGCGTTCGGCGGCGGTTCGATCGAAACGATTTTCCCCGATGTCATCGTGCGGCCGCTGCAAGGCGGCTTGTGGCATGTCGAACTGAATACGGATGTGCTTCCCCGTATTTTGGTCAATCAATCCTATGTAGCTCGTGTCGGAAAGGGAAAGGGGAAAGAGTCAGAGCGGAATTTCATTTCCGCTTGCCGCCAATCGGCGAACTGGCTGACGAAAAGTCTTGAGCAAAGGGCTCGCACGATTCTTAAGGTTTCCAGTGAAATCGTCCGCCAACAGGAAGCCTTCTTCTTGCGGGGCGTCGAATATTTACGGCCCCTTGACCTCAAGACGATCGCAGCGGCGGTGGGCGTACATGAATCCACGGTATCGCGTGTCACATCGAACAAATATATGGCGACGCCTCGCGGCCTCTTCGAACTCAAATATTTTTTTACCGCCTCGATCGCGGCAGGGGACGGCGGCGATGCCCATTCGGCGGAATCGGTGCGTTTCCGGATCAAGCAAATGATCGATCAGGAAAATCCCGCACAAATTCTATCCGACGACGCGATCGTCACAAAATTGAAGGCCATCAATATCGACATCGCCAGGCGTACCGTCGCCAAATACCGGGAGAGCCTCAAAATCCCTTCTTCCGTCGAGCGGCGGCGGGAAAAGGCAAGGAGCTGA